A DNA window from Camelina sativa cultivar DH55 chromosome 17, Cs, whole genome shotgun sequence contains the following coding sequences:
- the LOC109129973 gene encoding uncharacterized protein LOC109129973: METWQHYLLARECVIHTNHETLKHLRGQTNLKRRHAKWLEFIESFPYIIKYKKGKENVVADALSRRHALITTMDAKVLGFESIKDVYADDVEFGECYKNFGNGIYAEFYVYEGYLFRGRRLCIPTGSIRDLLIREAHSGGLTGHFGVAKTLAILQEHFFQRVRGSICPWTLSFDCHPYIGRTPSWLWSNAFQKWHTSFHATRATTQCTLPICSLVT, encoded by the coding sequence ATGGAGACTTGGCAGCACTACTTACTGGCTCGGGAGTGTGTGATCCATACGAATCATGAGACTTTGAAACACTTGCGCGGCCAAACCAATCTCAAAAGGAGGCATGCCAAATGGCTGGAGTTCATCGAATCCTTCCCATACATCATCAAGTATAAGAAGGGAAAGGAGAATGTTGTGGCCGATGCCCTGTCCCGAAGACATGCCTTGATCACCACCATGGACGCCAAAGTTTTGGGATTTGAAAGCATCAAGGATGTATACGCGGATGATGTTGAGTTTGGGGAGTGTTACAAGAACTTTGGAAATGGCATCTATGCAGAGTTCTATGTGTATGAGGGCTACTTATTCAGAGGTCGGCGTCTTTGCATCCCAACCGGCTCCATCCGCGACCTATTGATCCGAGAAGCGCATAGTGGAGGCCTGACCGGACATTTTGGCGTGGCAAAAACTTTGGCCATACTACAAGAACATTTCTTTCAACGGGTCCGTGGGTCGATATGTCCATGGACTTTGTCTTTCGATTGCCACCCATACATCGGAAGGACACCATCCTGGTTGTGGTCAAATGCTTTTCAAAAATGGCACACTTCATTCCATGCCACAAGAGCCACGACGCAGTGCACATTGCCGATCTGTTCTTTAGTCACGTAG